A part of Deinococcus detaillensis genomic DNA contains:
- a CDS encoding 50S ribosomal protein L25/general stress protein Ctc, translating into MELKATPRTTQEKLPEGMIPAVAYNKEHNVSFTIDLKAFDRAFRAQGTAGLFDITIEGGETFPALVKAVQMDKRKRVAQHVDFFMVTYGQPIEASVPVHIKGKSQGEVMGGLVDIVTHSLSIIAPGPRRIPQEIVVDVSKLNIGDHITAGDLKLPEGVKLAVDESIMIISVLPPRLSAEEAEAETQAAQVAGMVASGELSEAAAEAVLEGEATLEDVKSEASEAMAKEEAEGDGSGKPVSEE; encoded by the coding sequence ATGGAACTGAAAGCTACCCCCAGAACCACCCAGGAAAAGCTGCCGGAGGGTATGATCCCCGCCGTCGCTTACAACAAAGAGCACAATGTCTCGTTCACCATTGACCTCAAAGCCTTTGACCGGGCTTTCCGCGCTCAGGGCACGGCGGGCTTGTTCGACATCACCATCGAAGGCGGCGAAACCTTCCCCGCATTGGTCAAAGCCGTGCAGATGGATAAGCGCAAGCGCGTCGCGCAGCACGTCGACTTTTTCATGGTCACGTACGGCCAGCCGATTGAAGCCAGCGTGCCGGTTCACATCAAAGGCAAGAGCCAGGGTGAAGTCATGGGCGGCTTGGTGGATATCGTCACCCACAGCCTCAGCATCATCGCCCCCGGCCCGCGCCGCATTCCCCAAGAAATCGTGGTGGATGTCAGCAAGCTTAACATCGGCGATCACATCACCGCAGGCGACCTCAAGTTGCCTGAAGGCGTCAAGCTGGCCGTCGACGAAAGCATCATGATCATCAGCGTCTTGCCGCCGCGCCTCAGCGCCGAGGAAGCCGAAGCCGAAACCCAGGCCGCGCAGGTTGCGGGTATGGTCGCGTCCGGCGAACTCAGCGAAGCCGCCGCCGAAGCTGTTCTGGAAGGCGAGGCCACCCTGGAGGACGTCAAGTCCGAAGCCAGCGAAGCGATGGCCAAGGAAGAAGCCGAGGGCGACGGCTCCGGCAAACCTGTCAGCGAAGAATAA
- a CDS encoding glucodextranase DOMON-like domain-containing protein, giving the protein MFSLLAALLLPLPAAAVAPPPALLLSVPDPAGDASGDGSYQLPTRPAISASALDLRLFKAENVSGKLRLSVSFGAIGNPWNAPAGYSGAVLDIFVKTAPGGISDLTGLGLRVAGSSGWQEHYRLDGFQVQHFSAPPQADQAAGQPLRPVLAPDAPRVTLQGTELILDTDLNAGEYSYWVTSSVYSPFSPDGLLRPGGDTSASGLRSAREGTPVPVDVLLSGDQKQVYATGVLPAVGQIRDTRSVILLGLAIAGLLAAAVLSVLAWRRGA; this is encoded by the coding sequence GTGTTTTCGCTGCTTGCCGCCCTCCTCCTGCCTCTCCCCGCTGCGGCCGTTGCTCCGCCGCCGGCCTTGCTGCTGAGTGTGCCCGATCCGGCAGGGGACGCCAGCGGCGACGGCAGTTACCAATTGCCCACCCGCCCGGCCATCAGCGCTTCGGCACTCGATCTGCGCTTGTTTAAGGCCGAAAACGTCAGCGGAAAATTGCGCCTGAGCGTGTCGTTCGGGGCCATCGGCAATCCCTGGAACGCGCCAGCGGGCTATTCCGGCGCGGTGCTGGACATTTTTGTCAAAACGGCTCCGGGTGGTATCAGTGACTTGACGGGCCTGGGCCTGCGGGTGGCGGGGTCGTCGGGTTGGCAGGAGCATTACCGCCTCGACGGTTTTCAAGTTCAGCATTTCAGCGCTCCGCCGCAGGCCGACCAAGCCGCTGGCCAACCTCTTCGCCCCGTTCTGGCTCCCGACGCGCCGCGAGTCACGCTGCAAGGCACCGAGCTGATCTTGGACACTGACCTTAATGCAGGCGAATACAGCTACTGGGTGACCAGCAGCGTTTATAGCCCTTTCAGTCCCGACGGGCTTTTGCGGCCCGGCGGCGACACTTCGGCCAGCGGTCTTCGGAGCGCCCGAGAAGGCACGCCCGTTCCAGTGGACGTGCTGCTCAGCGGCGATCAAAAACAGGTCTACGCGACTGGTGTTTTGCCCGCTGTCGGTCAAATCCGTGACACCCGCTCCGTGATTTTGCTGGGGCTGGCCATTGCCGGACTCCTGGCGGCGGCTGTGCTGAGCGTACTGGCGTGGCGGCGCGGCGCTTGA
- a CDS encoding DMT family transporter, producing MRLGKLSFKNAQNGAGWVLLAAFLWGLLGIFGKFAQAQGLGPLEVAFWRALLGGGCFALSAGLRRSRLPRGRDLLLTVLFGLAGVSIFYGSYQLAVRAGGASLASVLLYTAPAFVALSGWLFWKERLGPRELGAVALTLGGVALISLGGGSGVQVSALSLGWGLTAGLTYSLYYLYGRVFFERYDPQALYAVALPVGALGLLPFVPFAAKTSAAWLNLGCIALLCTFAAYTAYSLGLRRLNPTRASVIASLEPVVASVLAALLFAERLSPPALLGAALVIGAALLFSTASKVEHPAAG from the coding sequence TTGAGGCTTGGCAAGCTAAGTTTCAAGAATGCTCAAAACGGCGCGGGCTGGGTGCTGCTGGCGGCTTTTCTGTGGGGTCTACTGGGTATTTTCGGCAAGTTCGCGCAGGCCCAGGGCCTCGGCCCGCTGGAAGTGGCGTTTTGGCGGGCGCTGCTGGGCGGGGGCTGCTTTGCCCTCAGCGCCGGGCTGCGCCGCTCCCGCTTGCCGCGTGGGCGCGATCTGCTTCTGACGGTGCTGTTCGGCTTGGCAGGCGTCAGTATCTTTTACGGCAGCTACCAACTGGCGGTGCGGGCAGGCGGGGCGAGTCTGGCATCAGTATTGCTCTACACCGCTCCGGCGTTCGTGGCGCTGTCCGGTTGGCTGTTCTGGAAAGAGCGCCTCGGGCCGCGTGAACTCGGCGCGGTGGCTCTCACGCTGGGCGGCGTGGCGCTGATTTCGCTGGGGGGCGGCTCGGGCGTGCAGGTGTCGGCGCTCTCGCTGGGCTGGGGCCTCACGGCGGGCCTGACCTACAGCTTGTATTACCTCTATGGGCGGGTCTTTTTTGAGCGTTACGATCCGCAGGCGCTCTACGCGGTGGCGCTGCCCGTGGGGGCGCTGGGCCTGCTGCCGTTCGTGCCTTTTGCTGCCAAAACGTCCGCCGCTTGGCTCAATCTGGGCTGCATCGCCCTGCTGTGCACCTTCGCCGCTTACACCGCTTACAGCCTGGGCCTCCGGCGGCTCAATCCCACCCGCGCCAGCGTGATTGCCAGCTTGGAGCCGGTGGTGGCGTCTGTGCTGGCCGCCCTGCTGTTTGCCGAGCGCCTCAGCCCTCCGGCTCTCCTCGGTGCGGCGCTAGTGATCGGCGCGGCTTTGCTGTTCAGCACCGCCTCCAAAGTGGAGCACCCGGCGGCAGGTTGA
- a CDS encoding 3'-5' exonuclease encodes MLNEYVVFDLETTGLSPEKDAIVEIGALKIRDGQVRESERFESLIRPQRADGSAMPIPWQAQRVHGISDQMVAQSPLLGAVLPDFLAFVGGAAVVAHNISFDGGFMRVAARRHGLSWTPTHELCTVQLSRRAFPRERAHNLGVLAQRLNLEFAPGGRHRSFGDVQVTAQAFVQLMQMLETVGTGEREKLRSW; translated from the coding sequence GTGTTAAACGAATATGTGGTCTTTGACCTCGAAACCACGGGCCTGAGTCCCGAAAAAGACGCCATCGTAGAAATCGGCGCACTCAAAATCAGAGACGGCCAAGTTCGGGAAAGTGAGCGTTTCGAGTCGCTCATTCGCCCGCAGCGGGCCGACGGCTCGGCTATGCCGATTCCCTGGCAGGCCCAGCGCGTTCACGGCATCAGCGACCAGATGGTGGCTCAATCGCCGCTGCTGGGCGCGGTGCTGCCTGACTTTCTGGCTTTCGTGGGCGGCGCGGCAGTGGTGGCCCACAACATTTCCTTTGACGGCGGCTTCATGCGGGTGGCGGCCCGTCGGCACGGCCTGAGTTGGACCCCCACCCACGAGCTGTGTACGGTGCAGCTCTCACGCCGCGCCTTCCCCCGTGAGCGGGCACACAACCTGGGCGTCTTGGCCCAGCGCCTCAATCTAGAATTTGCCCCGGGAGGCCGCCACCGCAGCTTCGGGGACGTGCAGGTGACGGCTCAGGCGTTCGTGCAACTGATGCAAATGCTAGAGACAGTGGGAACAGGGGAGAGGGAAAAGCTCAGGTCCTGGTAA